A genomic stretch from uncultured Cohaesibacter sp. includes:
- the hemN gene encoding oxygen-independent coproporphyrinogen III oxidase, translated as MTNVTLKYATRSVPRYTSYPTAPHFSNAVGAETYKQWLKSVDPQTPISLYLHVPFCDSMCHYCGCYTKVTKQEKPLRDYTDHLVKEVALVASKLPANQPVSHIHWGGGTPSILPHDCFLKVVDAVRSHFSFVDDIEHAIELDPRTVTPELADTLRQAGITRASLGVQDFDLQVQETVGRVQPYEQVKASVEALRAVGIEKINLDLMYGLPFQSLDTIREAVALTVSLDPSRLALFGYAHVPWMKKHQRLIPEDKLPNAEERIALFDAATHALEQNGYEKIGLDHFAKADDPLAEAARAGTMRRNFQGYTTDEAEILIGIGASSIGKMPQGYIQNSPDFGGWERAVDAGTLPIARGIELDQDDRARAAIIMSLMTAYEVDVAAVAKAFDVDLDPLRACYPHLEELEADGIAERTEDIVRVTHAGRPLVRLVAAVFDAYLQTGKARHSVAV; from the coding sequence ATGACCAATGTAACCTTGAAATATGCAACGCGTTCTGTACCGCGTTACACCTCTTATCCCACCGCCCCGCATTTCTCCAATGCTGTGGGAGCAGAGACCTATAAGCAATGGCTGAAATCAGTGGATCCGCAAACGCCGATCTCGCTCTATCTGCATGTGCCCTTTTGCGATTCCATGTGCCATTATTGTGGCTGCTACACCAAGGTGACCAAGCAGGAAAAGCCACTCAGGGACTATACAGACCATCTGGTCAAGGAAGTGGCGCTTGTGGCCAGCAAGCTGCCTGCCAATCAGCCGGTCAGCCATATCCATTGGGGTGGCGGTACGCCTTCCATTCTGCCTCATGATTGTTTTCTCAAGGTCGTGGATGCAGTGCGATCGCACTTTAGTTTCGTGGACGACATCGAGCATGCAATCGAACTCGATCCGCGCACGGTAACGCCTGAGCTGGCAGACACCTTGCGGCAAGCGGGCATTACCCGCGCAAGCCTCGGGGTGCAGGATTTTGACCTGCAAGTGCAGGAAACGGTCGGGCGCGTGCAACCTTACGAGCAGGTCAAGGCTTCAGTGGAAGCGCTCAGGGCTGTCGGCATTGAGAAGATCAATCTTGATCTCATGTATGGTCTGCCTTTCCAATCTCTGGATACCATCCGCGAGGCGGTCGCGTTGACTGTGAGCCTTGATCCCTCCAGGCTCGCACTGTTTGGCTATGCCCATGTGCCGTGGATGAAGAAGCATCAGCGCCTCATTCCTGAAGACAAGCTGCCAAATGCGGAAGAACGTATCGCCCTGTTTGATGCAGCGACCCACGCGCTGGAACAGAATGGCTATGAGAAAATCGGACTGGATCACTTCGCCAAGGCCGACGACCCGCTGGCCGAGGCGGCACGGGCTGGTACCATGCGCCGGAATTTTCAGGGCTACACCACCGATGAGGCCGAAATCCTGATTGGTATTGGCGCCTCCTCCATCGGCAAGATGCCGCAAGGCTATATCCAGAACAGCCCGGACTTTGGCGGCTGGGAACGGGCCGTTGATGCAGGCACTCTGCCTATCGCTCGGGGCATCGAGCTTGATCAGGATGACCGGGCCCGTGCCGCGATCATCATGAGCCTGATGACAGCCTATGAAGTTGATGTGGCTGCCGTGGCCAAGGCATTCGACGTCGATCTTGATCCTTTGCGCGCCTGCTATCCGCATCTGGAGGAGCTTGAAGCAGATGGCATCGCCGAGCGCACAGAAGATATTGTGCGCGTGACCCACGCAGGGCGCCCTCTTGTGCGGCTTGTGGCTGCTGTTTTCGACGCCTATTTGCAAACCGGCAAGGCCCGACATTCCGTCGCCGTGTAG